In Mus caroli chromosome 9, CAROLI_EIJ_v1.1, whole genome shotgun sequence, a single window of DNA contains:
- the Phldb1 gene encoding pleckstrin homology-like domain family B member 1 isoform X4: MDPLNRSQLGPGCKTQAVVQKGPLDLIETGQGLKVQTDKPHLVSLGSGRLSTAITLLPLEEGRTVIGSAARDISLQGTGLAPEHCYIENLRGTLTLYPCGNACTIDGLPVRQPTRLTQGCMLCLGQSTFLRFNHPAEAKWMKSMIPAGGRAPGPTYNPGSAESESLVNGNHTAQPVTRAPSACASHSSLVSSIEKDLQEIMDSLVLEEPGAAGKKPAATSPLSPMANGAHYLLSPPTSPGAMSVGSSYENTSPAFSPLSSPASSGSCASHSPSGQEPGPSVPPLVPARSSSYHLALQPPQSRPSGSRSSDSPRLGRKGGHERPPSPGLRGLLTDSPAATVLAEARRTTESPRLGGQLPVVAISLSEYPSSGARSQPASIPGSPKFQSPVPAPRNKIGTLQDRPPSPFREPPGTERVLTSSPSRQLVGRTFSDGLAATRTLQPPESPRLGRRGLDSMRELPPLSPSLSRRALSPLPARTAPDPKLSREVAESPRPRRWAAHGTSPEDFSLTLGARGRRTRSPSPTLGESLAPRKGSFSGRLSPAYSLGSLTGASPRQSPRAQRKLSSGDLRVPIPRERKNSITEISDNEDELLEYHRRQRQERLREQEMERLERQRLETILNLCAEYSRADGGPETGELPSIGEATAALALAGRRPSRGLAGAIVVSGRCGEESGGASQRLWESMERSDEENLKEECSSTESTQQEHEDAPGAKHQGEVLAVEEERAQVLGRVEQLKIRVKELEQQLQEAAREAEMERALLQGEREAERASLQKEQRAVDQLQEKLVALETGIQKDRDKEADALETETKLFEDLEFQQLERESRVEEERELAGQGLLRSKAELLRSVSKRKERLAVLDSQAGQIRAQAVQESERLAREKNAALQLLQKEKERLNVLERRYHSLTGGRPFPKTTSTLKEVYRSKMDGDAASPLPRTRSGPLPSSSGSSSSSSQLSVATLGRSPSPKSALLAQNGTSSLPRNLAATLQDIETKRQLALQQKGHQVIEEQRRRLAELKQKAAAEAQCQWDALHGAAPFPAGPSGFPALMHHSILHHLPAGRERGEDGEHAYDTLSLESSDSMETSISTGGNSACSPDNMSSASGLDMGKIEEMEKMLKEAHAEKSRLMESREREMELRRQALEEERRRREQVERRLQSESARRQQLVEKEVKLREKQFSQARPLTRYLPNRKEDFDLKTHIESSGHGVDTCLHVVLSSKVCRGYLIKMGGKIKSWKKRWFVFDRLKRTLSYYVDKHETKLKGVIYFQAIEEVYYDHLRSAAKSPNPALTFCVKTHDRLYYMVAPSAEAMRIWMDVIVTGAEGYTQFMN; this comes from the exons ATGGATCCTCTCAATAGGAGCCAGCTAGGCCCTGGATGCAAGACTCAGGCTGTAGTGCAG AAAGGGCCATTGGATCTGATTGAGACGGGTCAAGGACTGAAGGTGCAGACGGACAAACCGCATCTGGTGAGCCTGGGCAGTGGGAGACTCAGCACAGCGATCACTCTCCTGCCGCTGGAGGAAG GGAGGACAGTCATTGGTTCTGCAGCCAGGGACATCTCACTGCAGGGTACAGGCCTGGCTCCAGAACACTGCTACATTGAGAATCTGCGGGGCACTCTCACCCTGTACCCTTGTGGCAATGCCTGCACTATTGATGGGCTCCCTGTTCGGCAGCCCACCCGGCTCACTCAGG GCTGCATGTTGTGTCTGGGTCAATCCACCTTCCTGCGCTTTAACCATCCAGCCGAAGCCAAGTGGATGAAAAGTATGATTCCAGCAGGGGGCCGGGCCCCAGGGCCCACCTACAACCCTGGCTCTG CTGAATCGGAGAGCCTGGTCAATGGGAACCACACAGCACAACCTGTAACCCGGGCACCGTCAGCCTGTGCCAGCCACAGTTCCCTGGTGAGCTCTATTGAAAAGGACCTGCAGGAAATCATGGACTCATTGGTGCTAGAGGAGCCTGGAGCTGCAGGCAAGAAGCCTGCAGCCACATCCCCATTGTCGCCAATGGCTAACGGCGCACACTACCTGTTGTCCCCTCCAACCAGCCCGGGTGCCATGTCTGTGGGCTCCAGCTATGAGAacacctctccagccttctctCCGCTTTCCTCACCAGCCAGCAGCGGAAGCTGTGCTAGCCATTCACCAAGTGGGCAGGAGCCAGGACCCTCAGTGCCCCCATTGGTGCCTGCCCGCTCCTCTAGCTACCATTTGGCTCTGCAGCCTCCACAGTCTCGCCCAAGTGGTTCCCGCTCCTCTGACAGTCCCCGGCTGGGCAGAAAAGGGGGTCATGAGAGACCTCCCAGCCCTGGTCTCCGGGGTCTTCTGACGGACAGTCCTGCCGCTACCGTCTTGGCTGAGGCCCGCAGAACCACTGAGAGTCCCCGGCTAGGTGGGCAGTTACCTGTGGTGGCTATCAGCCTGAGTGAATACCCATCATCCGGTGCCCGCAGCCAACCCGCCAGTATTCCTGGCAGCCCCAAGTTCCAGTCTCCAGTGCCTGCTCCCCGAAACAAGATCGGCACACTCCAGGACCGCCCTCCCAGTCCTTTCCGTGAGCCCCCAGGCACAGAGCGGGTACTAACAAGCAGCCCCTCTCGACAACTGGTGGGCAGAACATTTTCGGATGGGTTAGCAGCAACTCGTACCCTCCAGCCTCCTGAGAGTCCCCGCCTGGGCCGGAGGGGCCTGGACAGTATGCGGGAACTGCCCCCGTTGAGTCCATCTCTGTCTCGAAGGGCTCTGTCCCCATTGCCAGCCCGGACTGCCCCAGATCCCAAGCTAAGCAGGGAAGTGGCAGAGAGTCCCCGGCCCCGGCGCTGGGCAGCCCACGGGACTTCACCTGAGGACTTCTCCCTGACTCTAGGAGCACGGGGTCGCAGGACTCGGAGTCCCTCGCCCACCCTCGGGGAGTCCCTGGCACCTCGCAAGGGCAGCTTCAGTGGCAGGCTGAGCCCAGCCTACAGTCTGGGCTCTCTTACTGGGGCTTCACCTCGTCAGAGCCCCCGTGCTCAGAGGAAGCTCTCCAGTGGCGACTTGCGTGTACCCATCCCAAGGGAGAGGAAAAACAGCATCACGGAGATCAGCGACAATGAGGATGAACTTCTGGAGTACCACCGTCGGCAGCGCCAAGAGCGGCTCCGGGAGCAGGAGATGGAGAGGCTG GAACGCCAGCGCCTGGAGACCATCCTGAACCTGTGTGCTGAGTACAGCCGAGCTGACGGGGGACCTGAGACTGGGGAGCTACCCAGTATTGGAGAGGCCACGGCAGCGCTGGCCTTGGCAGGCAGGAGGCCCTCAAGAGGCTTGGCAGGAGCCATAGTAGTCTCTGGAAGGTGCGGCGAGGAGTCTGGAGGTGCCTCCCAGCGCCTGTGGGAGAGCATGGAGCGCTCTGATGAAGAGAATCTCAAAGAGGAATGCAGCAGCACTGAGAGCACCCAGCAGGAG cATGAAGACGCTCCTGGCGCGAAGCACCAAGGCGAGGTGCTGGCTGTGGAAGAGGAGCGGGCTCAGGTTCTGGGGCGAGTAGAACAGCTGAAGATCCGAGTGAAGGAGCTGGAACAGCAGCTGCAGGAGGCAGCTCGAGAG GCCGAGATGGAGAGAGCGCTGCTGCAGGGGGAGCGGGAGGCGGAGCGTGCCTCGCTGCAGAAGGAACAAAGGGCGGTGGACCAGCTGCAGGAGAAGTTGGTGGCCTTGGAGACAGGCATCCAGAAGGACAGGGACAAG GAAGCAGACGCTCTAGAGACTGAGACAAAGCTCTTTGAGGACCTGGAGTTCCAGCAGCTGGAGCGGGAGAGTCGCGTGGAGGAGGAGCGGGAGCTGGCCGGCCAAGGGCTGCTGCGGAGCAAGGCTGAGTTGCTGCGCAGCGTGAGCAAGAGGAAG GAGCGCCTAGCTGTACTGGACAGTCAGGCTGGGCAGATCCGGGCCCAGGCAGTACAGGAGTCAGAGCGTCTGGCCCGAGAAAAGAATGCTGCCCTGCAGCTACTGCAAAAG GAGAAGGAGAGACTGAATGTGCTTGAGAGGAGATACCATTCGCTCACGGGGGGCAGGCCTTTTCCGAAGACCACCTCCACCCTCAAAGAG GTTTACCGCTCCAAGATGGATGGTGACGCGGCCAGCCCCCTGCCCAGGACCCGTAGCggccctctcccctcctcctcaggctcctcctcctcttcttcacagCTCAGCGTGGCTACCCTTGGCCGTAGTCCTTCCCCAAAG AGTGCTCTGCTCGCCCAGAATGGCACCAGTAGCCTTCCTCGAAACCTGGCAGCCACACTGCAGGACATTGAGACCAAGCGCCAGCTGGCCCTACAGCAAAAGG GACACCAAGTGATCGAGGAGCAACGACGGCGACTGGCAGAGCTGAAACAGAAGGCGGCAGCAGAGGCTCAGTGCCAGTGGGATGCCTTGCATGGTGCAGCGCCCTTTCCAGCAGGCCCCTCAGGCTTCCCCGCACTCATGCATCATTCCATCCTGCATCACCTGCCAGCTGGCCGGGAGCGCGGAGAGGATGGCGAGCATGCTTACGACACCCTGAGCCTGGAGAGTTCAGACAGTATGGAGACCAGCATCTCTACAGGCGGCAACTCCGCCTGTTCCCCGGACAACATGTCCAG CGCCAGTGGTCTGGACATGGGCAAGATTGAGGAAATGGAGAAGATGCTAAAGGAAGCTCACGCAGAGAAGAGCCGGCTCATGGAGTCCAGG GAGCGGGAGATGGAGCTACGGAGGCAGGCCCTGGAGGAGGAACGGAGGAGGCGGGAGCAAGTGGAGCGGCGGCTGCAGAGTGAGAGCGCCCGCAGGCAGCAGCTGGTGGAGAAAGAAGTCAAGCTCCGGGAAAAGCAGTTCTCCCAG GCACGGCCTCTTACACGTTATCTTCCCAACCGGAAGGAAGACTTTGATCTGAAGACCCACATAGAGTCATCAGGCCACGGAGTGGACACCTGCCTACATGTGGTGCTTAGCAGCAAG GTGTGCCGTGGCTACCTGATCAAGATGGGTGGCAAGATTAAATCGTGGAAGAAGCGGTGGTTTGTCTTTGATCGGCTGAAGCGCACCCTTTCCTATTACGTGG
- the Phldb1 gene encoding pleckstrin homology-like domain family B member 1 isoform X2, translating to MLCLGQSTFLRFNHPAEAKWMKSMIPAGGRAPGPTYNPGSAESESLVNGNHTAQPVTRAPSACASHSSLVSSIEKDLQEIMDSLVLEEPGAAGKKPAATSPLSPMANGAHYLLSPPTSPGAMSVGSSYENTSPAFSPLSSPASSGSCASHSPSGQEPGPSVPPLVPARSSSYHLALQPPQSRPSGSRSSDSPRLGRKGGHERPPSPGLRGLLTDSPAATVLAEARRTTESPRLGGQLPVVAISLSEYPSSGARSQPASIPGSPKFQSPVPAPRNKIGTLQDRPPSPFREPPGTERVLTSSPSRQLVGRTFSDGLAATRTLQPPESPRLGRRGLDSMRELPPLSPSLSRRALSPLPARTAPDPKLSREVAESPRPRRWAAHGTSPEDFSLTLGARGRRTRSPSPTLGESLAPRKGSFSGRLSPAYSLGSLTGASPRQSPRAQRKLSSGDLRVPIPRERKNSITEISDNEDELLEYHRRQRQERLREQEMERLERQRLETILNLCAEYSRADGGPETGELPSIGEATAALALAGRRPSRGLAGAIVVSGRCGEESGGASQRLWESMERSDEENLKEECSSTESTQQEHEDAPGAKHQGEVLAVEEERAQVLGRVEQLKIRVKELEQQLQEAAREAEMERALLQGEREAERASLQKEQRAVDQLQEKLVALETGIQKDRDKERAELAAGRRHLEARQALYAELQTQLDNCPESVREQLQEQLRREADALETETKLFEDLEFQQLERESRVEEERELAGQGLLRSKAELLRSVSKRKERLAVLDSQAGQIRAQAVQESERLAREKNAALQLLQKEKERLNVLERRYHSLTGGRPFPKTTSTLKEAQLLISEASEIGLETKALGQSPRSSEAGASSVPLTPPASTQLCPKAQEYVTLEQLRVVWGTPPMPPSPSPGLSSWASASQDLAPITCLPPMLPSSFASITRSSKMEKLLLPAVDLEQWYQELMSGLGTGLAAASPRSSPPPLPAKASRQLQVYRSKMDGDAASPLPRTRSGPLPSSSGSSSSSSQLSVATLGRSPSPKSALLAQNGTSSLPRNLAATLQDIETKRQLALQQKVELPPAEPLPPEDPAGHQVIEEQRRRLAELKQKAAAEAQCQWDALHGAAPFPAGPSGFPALMHHSILHHLPAGRERGEDGEHAYDTLSLESSDSMETSISTGGNSACSPDNMSSASGLDMGKIEEMEKMLKEAHAEKSRLMESRVRLTGARRQQVEREMELRRQALEEERRRREQVERRLQSESARRQQLVEKEVKLREKQFSQARPLTRYLPNRKEDFDLKTHIESSGHGVDTCLHVVLSSKVCRGYLIKMGGKIKSWKKRWFVFDRLKRTLSYYVDKHETKLKGVIYFQAIEEVYYDHLRSAAKKRFFHFTMVTESPNPALTFCVKTHDRLYYMVAPSAEAMRIWMDVIVTGAEGYTQFMN from the exons ATGTTGTGTCTGGGTCAATCCACCTTCCTGCGCTTTAACCATCCAGCCGAAGCCAAGTGGATGAAAAGTATGATTCCAGCAGGGGGCCGGGCCCCAGGGCCCACCTACAACCCTGGCTCTG CTGAATCGGAGAGCCTGGTCAATGGGAACCACACAGCACAACCTGTAACCCGGGCACCGTCAGCCTGTGCCAGCCACAGTTCCCTGGTGAGCTCTATTGAAAAGGACCTGCAGGAAATCATGGACTCATTGGTGCTAGAGGAGCCTGGAGCTGCAGGCAAGAAGCCTGCAGCCACATCCCCATTGTCGCCAATGGCTAACGGCGCACACTACCTGTTGTCCCCTCCAACCAGCCCGGGTGCCATGTCTGTGGGCTCCAGCTATGAGAacacctctccagccttctctCCGCTTTCCTCACCAGCCAGCAGCGGAAGCTGTGCTAGCCATTCACCAAGTGGGCAGGAGCCAGGACCCTCAGTGCCCCCATTGGTGCCTGCCCGCTCCTCTAGCTACCATTTGGCTCTGCAGCCTCCACAGTCTCGCCCAAGTGGTTCCCGCTCCTCTGACAGTCCCCGGCTGGGCAGAAAAGGGGGTCATGAGAGACCTCCCAGCCCTGGTCTCCGGGGTCTTCTGACGGACAGTCCTGCCGCTACCGTCTTGGCTGAGGCCCGCAGAACCACTGAGAGTCCCCGGCTAGGTGGGCAGTTACCTGTGGTGGCTATCAGCCTGAGTGAATACCCATCATCCGGTGCCCGCAGCCAACCCGCCAGTATTCCTGGCAGCCCCAAGTTCCAGTCTCCAGTGCCTGCTCCCCGAAACAAGATCGGCACACTCCAGGACCGCCCTCCCAGTCCTTTCCGTGAGCCCCCAGGCACAGAGCGGGTACTAACAAGCAGCCCCTCTCGACAACTGGTGGGCAGAACATTTTCGGATGGGTTAGCAGCAACTCGTACCCTCCAGCCTCCTGAGAGTCCCCGCCTGGGCCGGAGGGGCCTGGACAGTATGCGGGAACTGCCCCCGTTGAGTCCATCTCTGTCTCGAAGGGCTCTGTCCCCATTGCCAGCCCGGACTGCCCCAGATCCCAAGCTAAGCAGGGAAGTGGCAGAGAGTCCCCGGCCCCGGCGCTGGGCAGCCCACGGGACTTCACCTGAGGACTTCTCCCTGACTCTAGGAGCACGGGGTCGCAGGACTCGGAGTCCCTCGCCCACCCTCGGGGAGTCCCTGGCACCTCGCAAGGGCAGCTTCAGTGGCAGGCTGAGCCCAGCCTACAGTCTGGGCTCTCTTACTGGGGCTTCACCTCGTCAGAGCCCCCGTGCTCAGAGGAAGCTCTCCAGTGGCGACTTGCGTGTACCCATCCCAAGGGAGAGGAAAAACAGCATCACGGAGATCAGCGACAATGAGGATGAACTTCTGGAGTACCACCGTCGGCAGCGCCAAGAGCGGCTCCGGGAGCAGGAGATGGAGAGGCTG GAACGCCAGCGCCTGGAGACCATCCTGAACCTGTGTGCTGAGTACAGCCGAGCTGACGGGGGACCTGAGACTGGGGAGCTACCCAGTATTGGAGAGGCCACGGCAGCGCTGGCCTTGGCAGGCAGGAGGCCCTCAAGAGGCTTGGCAGGAGCCATAGTAGTCTCTGGAAGGTGCGGCGAGGAGTCTGGAGGTGCCTCCCAGCGCCTGTGGGAGAGCATGGAGCGCTCTGATGAAGAGAATCTCAAAGAGGAATGCAGCAGCACTGAGAGCACCCAGCAGGAG cATGAAGACGCTCCTGGCGCGAAGCACCAAGGCGAGGTGCTGGCTGTGGAAGAGGAGCGGGCTCAGGTTCTGGGGCGAGTAGAACAGCTGAAGATCCGAGTGAAGGAGCTGGAACAGCAGCTGCAGGAGGCAGCTCGAGAG GCCGAGATGGAGAGAGCGCTGCTGCAGGGGGAGCGGGAGGCGGAGCGTGCCTCGCTGCAGAAGGAACAAAGGGCGGTGGACCAGCTGCAGGAGAAGTTGGTGGCCTTGGAGACAGGCATCCAGAAGGACAGGGACAAG GAGAGGGCGGAGCTGGCCGCGGGACGGAGGCACCTGGAGGCCCGCCAGGCGCTCTACGCCGAGCTCCAGACGCAGCTCGATAACTGCCCCGAGTCAGTGCGGGAACAGTTACAGGAGCAGCTGAGAAGG GAAGCAGACGCTCTAGAGACTGAGACAAAGCTCTTTGAGGACCTGGAGTTCCAGCAGCTGGAGCGGGAGAGTCGCGTGGAGGAGGAGCGGGAGCTGGCCGGCCAAGGGCTGCTGCGGAGCAAGGCTGAGTTGCTGCGCAGCGTGAGCAAGAGGAAG GAGCGCCTAGCTGTACTGGACAGTCAGGCTGGGCAGATCCGGGCCCAGGCAGTACAGGAGTCAGAGCGTCTGGCCCGAGAAAAGAATGCTGCCCTGCAGCTACTGCAAAAG GAGAAGGAGAGACTGAATGTGCTTGAGAGGAGATACCATTCGCTCACGGGGGGCAGGCCTTTTCCGAAGACCACCTCCACCCTCAAAGAG GCTCAGCTACTCATCTCCGAGGCCTCAGAGATAGGGCTGGAGACCAAAGCTCTGGGCCAGTCCCCAAGGTCTTCTGAGGCTGGGGCCTCCTCTGTTCCCTTAACCCCTCCTGCTTCCACTCAGCTCTGTCCCAAAGCACAAGAG TACGTGACGCTTGAGCAGCTAAGAGTGGTGTGGGGCACCCCACCCATGCCCCCAAGCCCTTCGCCAGGCCTGTCTTCCtgggcttctgcctcccaggactTGGCTCCCATCACCTGTCTTCCTCCCATGCTGCCCTCTTCCTTCGCTTCCATCACACGTTCGTCTAAG ATGGAGAAGCTGCTGCTCCCTGCTGTAGACTTAGAGCAGTGGTACCAGGAGTTGATGTCCGGGCTGGGGACTGGCCTTGCTGCAGCCTCCCCTCGCTCCTCTCCCCCGCCTTTGCCTGCCAAAGCTTCCCGTCAGCTGCAG GTTTACCGCTCCAAGATGGATGGTGACGCGGCCAGCCCCCTGCCCAGGACCCGTAGCggccctctcccctcctcctcaggctcctcctcctcttcttcacagCTCAGCGTGGCTACCCTTGGCCGTAGTCCTTCCCCAAAG AGTGCTCTGCTCGCCCAGAATGGCACCAGTAGCCTTCCTCGAAACCTGGCAGCCACACTGCAGGACATTGAGACCAAGCGCCAGCTGGCCCTACAGCAAAAGG TCGAGTTACCTCCTGCCGAGCCCCTcccacctgaagacccagcag GACACCAAGTGATCGAGGAGCAACGACGGCGACTGGCAGAGCTGAAACAGAAGGCGGCAGCAGAGGCTCAGTGCCAGTGGGATGCCTTGCATGGTGCAGCGCCCTTTCCAGCAGGCCCCTCAGGCTTCCCCGCACTCATGCATCATTCCATCCTGCATCACCTGCCAGCTGGCCGGGAGCGCGGAGAGGATGGCGAGCATGCTTACGACACCCTGAGCCTGGAGAGTTCAGACAGTATGGAGACCAGCATCTCTACAGGCGGCAACTCCGCCTGTTCCCCGGACAACATGTCCAG CGCCAGTGGTCTGGACATGGGCAAGATTGAGGAAATGGAGAAGATGCTAAAGGAAGCTCACGCAGAGAAGAGCCGGCTCATGGAGTCCAGGGTGAGGCTGACTGGAGCCAGGAGGCAGCAGGTG GAGCGGGAGATGGAGCTACGGAGGCAGGCCCTGGAGGAGGAACGGAGGAGGCGGGAGCAAGTGGAGCGGCGGCTGCAGAGTGAGAGCGCCCGCAGGCAGCAGCTGGTGGAGAAAGAAGTCAAGCTCCGGGAAAAGCAGTTCTCCCAG GCACGGCCTCTTACACGTTATCTTCCCAACCGGAAGGAAGACTTTGATCTGAAGACCCACATAGAGTCATCAGGCCACGGAGTGGACACCTGCCTACATGTGGTGCTTAGCAGCAAG GTGTGCCGTGGCTACCTGATCAAGATGGGTGGCAAGATTAAATCGTGGAAGAAGCGGTGGTTTGTCTTTGATCGGCTGAAGCGCACCCTTTCCTATTACGTGG